From the genome of uncultured Cohaesibacter sp., one region includes:
- a CDS encoding CDP-alcohol phosphatidyltransferase family protein, producing the protein MRQKLAFLIHFLTASGGCFALLATISAANRQWSDMFLWLIAAQVVDSVDGPLARHFELKKRFPSWDGSSLDFVIDYATYVFIPAFALAHSNYFPEPYGYLLAFVIVLTGGLYFADDSMKTESNAFLGFPAVWNCVIFYLFLFEVPVGLGGVVILILAAAQFFPLDFVHPVRVRKLRWISIALTFVWLIISARVILADMQATSFDKIVLVLTGAYFFFIGMVLQFMRKKQANAS; encoded by the coding sequence ATGCGCCAAAAACTAGCCTTCCTCATTCACTTTCTCACGGCATCCGGCGGGTGCTTTGCTCTTCTGGCAACGATCTCGGCAGCAAACCGGCAGTGGAGCGACATGTTCCTCTGGCTCATCGCCGCACAGGTGGTAGACTCCGTGGATGGGCCGTTGGCACGGCATTTCGAATTGAAGAAGCGGTTCCCGAGTTGGGACGGGTCGAGCCTCGACTTCGTCATCGACTATGCCACTTATGTCTTCATTCCTGCTTTCGCGCTAGCGCATTCGAACTATTTTCCCGAGCCCTACGGCTATCTGCTCGCCTTCGTCATCGTGCTGACCGGTGGTCTCTATTTTGCTGATGACAGCATGAAGACTGAGAGCAACGCCTTCCTTGGCTTCCCCGCGGTGTGGAACTGCGTCATTTTCTATCTCTTCCTGTTCGAGGTTCCGGTCGGCCTTGGGGGTGTCGTGATCCTCATTCTGGCCGCCGCGCAATTCTTCCCACTCGACTTCGTTCATCCGGTTCGCGTGAGAAAGCTACGCTGGATCTCCATCGCGCTGACCTTTGTTTGGCTGATCATCTCTGCGCGCGTCATTCTGGCCGACATGCAGGCGACCTCTTTCGACAAGATCGTACTCGTCCTGACCGGTGCCTATTTCTTCTTCATCGGCATGGTGCTGCAGTTCATGCGAAAGAAACAGGCAAACGCCTCTTGA
- a CDS encoding DUF2182 domain-containing protein — protein sequence MTFLSDFFDTSDARQLQEQMKRFRAEHPDLARAEKKPRIFLFLAIAIASLFAWTYLVAMVIDMAPDMDMRALGPGMSAFNVFNGFESLDPTTRAFIAAVCAPSAALGHFGMPSLGAWGFEDLVIVFAMWVMMAIAMMLPTAAPILKSYASVREAKGERVGAWSVLLLTLGYLSVWVTFALVATLAQWALTEIQTMSPVMAPASMVFSASTLLLAGFYQFTPAKQACLLRCQLPFPYFNRRSEQGYFRSIAGPYVMGLEQGFFCTGCTWALMVVMFAVGVMNVIWMAILGLLMGIEKVVPNPWVTRGIGLFLILWGLLVLSISPAGRTLLGL from the coding sequence ATGACATTCCTAAGCGACTTCTTTGACACCAGCGATGCACGGCAACTGCAAGAGCAGATGAAACGCTTTCGCGCCGAGCATCCCGATCTGGCAAGAGCCGAGAAAAAGCCACGCATCTTCCTGTTCCTCGCCATCGCCATCGCGTCGCTGTTTGCCTGGACCTACCTTGTGGCCATGGTCATCGACATGGCGCCGGATATGGACATGCGCGCGCTTGGGCCGGGGATGTCTGCCTTCAACGTCTTCAACGGCTTCGAGAGCCTTGATCCGACCACCCGCGCATTCATAGCTGCGGTTTGCGCACCCTCGGCAGCCCTTGGTCATTTCGGCATGCCAAGCCTTGGCGCGTGGGGATTTGAGGATCTTGTCATCGTCTTTGCCATGTGGGTGATGATGGCCATCGCCATGATGTTGCCCACCGCCGCACCAATCCTCAAGAGCTACGCCAGCGTGCGCGAAGCAAAGGGCGAGCGGGTAGGGGCCTGGTCTGTACTGTTGCTCACCCTTGGCTATCTGTCGGTGTGGGTGACCTTTGCCCTCGTCGCCACACTCGCCCAATGGGCACTGACGGAAATCCAGACCATGTCCCCCGTCATGGCCCCCGCATCTATGGTTTTTTCCGCATCTACCCTGCTACTTGCGGGATTTTACCAGTTTACACCTGCAAAACAGGCTTGCCTTTTGCGCTGTCAACTGCCATTTCCATATTTCAATCGACGTTCGGAGCAAGGCTACTTTCGTTCCATCGCCGGCCCCTATGTCATGGGGCTTGAGCAGGGCTTCTTCTGCACGGGATGCACTTGGGCCCTCATGGTTGTGATGTTTGCTGTCGGCGTCATGAATGTCATCTGGATGGCCATTCTGGGACTGTTGATGGGGATCGAAAAGGTCGTCCCCAACCCATGGGTCACGAGAGGGATCGGCCTGTTCCTGATCCTCTGGGGCCTGCTCGTATTGTCCATCTCTCCGGCCGGACGAACCCTGCTGGGCCTGTAA
- a CDS encoding FAD-dependent monooxygenase, protein MSKEREIDIAVVGSGPAGHVAAIQMAQLGFSTVLIGPAHSGTDGRTTALLGSSASYLDGLGLWGGVRTRGQALRVMRLIDDTGRLFRAPTTEFDSSEIGLEAFGYNIDNNRLVEALHEGLKAADGALLQEDQQFASAVTLNEDHARIEMADGSVWRARLAIAADGRRSLVKEAAGVEMRKWSYPQAALVVNLSHPSTGHGNASTEFHTPTGPFTLVPYRDGFTSSLVCVVTPETAEELKRMDKEALALELERRAHSIYGSFELVSEPQIFPLAGMVAKGFHGMRSALIAESAHVFPPIGAQGLNLSLRDIGALAEAIKDHGGKGELRDPGSEAVLSHYGSARLSDIWSRTAGVHMLNMSLLSSLPFGQGARTAGLALANMVPSLRKFMMKAGLDAPTRIGTLGDALRKQDL, encoded by the coding sequence ATGAGCAAAGAGCGCGAAATTGACATTGCTGTCGTGGGCAGTGGCCCTGCGGGACATGTGGCGGCGATCCAGATGGCGCAACTGGGTTTTTCGACCGTGCTCATCGGTCCGGCACACAGTGGCACGGATGGACGCACGACGGCCCTGCTTGGCAGCTCGGCGAGCTATCTTGATGGGTTGGGATTGTGGGGTGGAGTCCGCACGCGAGGGCAGGCCTTGCGGGTGATGCGTCTCATCGATGATACAGGCCGTCTGTTCCGCGCTCCAACCACCGAATTTGACAGCTCCGAGATCGGACTTGAGGCCTTTGGCTATAACATCGACAACAATCGTCTCGTCGAAGCCCTGCATGAGGGGCTCAAGGCTGCGGACGGTGCCCTGTTGCAGGAAGACCAGCAGTTTGCCAGCGCGGTGACGCTCAATGAGGATCATGCGCGGATCGAGATGGCAGATGGTTCTGTCTGGCGTGCGCGCCTTGCCATTGCTGCTGATGGTCGTCGGTCACTGGTCAAGGAGGCCGCCGGGGTGGAAATGCGCAAGTGGAGTTATCCGCAAGCCGCATTGGTCGTCAATCTCTCTCATCCGTCCACCGGCCACGGCAACGCATCGACCGAGTTTCACACGCCGACCGGGCCTTTCACGCTGGTGCCCTATCGGGATGGCTTCACCTCCAGCCTCGTCTGTGTAGTAACGCCCGAGACTGCTGAAGAGCTGAAGCGGATGGACAAGGAAGCTCTCGCGCTTGAGCTTGAGCGGCGGGCCCATTCGATCTATGGCAGCTTCGAGCTAGTGAGCGAGCCTCAGATCTTCCCACTTGCCGGGATGGTCGCCAAGGGGTTCCACGGTATGCGCTCGGCGCTGATTGCCGAGAGCGCGCATGTTTTCCCGCCAATCGGCGCTCAGGGTCTCAATCTCAGTCTCAGGGACATCGGGGCCTTGGCAGAGGCTATCAAGGACCACGGCGGCAAGGGCGAATTGAGAGATCCGGGTAGCGAGGCAGTATTGTCGCATTACGGCAGTGCGCGGCTCAGTGATATCTGGTCTCGCACAGCGGGGGTTCACATGCTCAACATGTCGCTGCTCTCTTCCCTGCCCTTTGGACAAGGCGCAAGGACCGCCGGTCTTGCGCTTGCCAATATGGTACCGTCCTTGCGCAAGTTCATGATGAAGGCCGGGCTTGATGCACCGACGCGGATCGGCACTCTGGGTGATGCCCTGCGCAAGCAGGATCTCTGA
- a CDS encoding AEC family transporter — protein MSDVFTLALPFFGLIFLGFLSGKIADLPESGLSWLNFFVVYIALPSLFFRLISRTPLEELSNWSFVMATTTTTYLMFVLAFAFGLWRSNGNMAEATIQGLAGSYSNIGYMGPGLTLAALGPAATVPTALIFCFDSMLLFTLIPIFMALAGTDDKNWRELTVLVIKKVFLHPFVIATIVAVIAAGFQIQPPNWINTMLQYLSNAAAPCALFAMGVNVGLRKLNRVPGELAILLPIKLLLHPFLLFVLLETIGGIPQAWVQTAVLMACLPPAANVFIVAQQYKTYVERASATVMVGTLASVVTVTFFLYLITQGLLPV, from the coding sequence CCCTGGCCTTGCCCTTTTTCGGCCTGATCTTTCTGGGCTTCCTGTCGGGCAAGATTGCAGACCTGCCTGAATCCGGTCTCAGCTGGCTCAACTTCTTTGTTGTCTATATCGCTCTGCCGTCACTCTTCTTTCGCCTGATCTCCCGTACGCCACTCGAAGAGCTGAGCAACTGGAGCTTCGTGATGGCGACCACAACGACAACCTATCTGATGTTCGTACTCGCCTTTGCCTTCGGTCTCTGGCGCTCGAACGGCAATATGGCCGAGGCAACCATTCAGGGGCTGGCGGGAAGCTACTCCAACATCGGCTACATGGGGCCGGGCCTGACGCTCGCTGCTCTGGGACCGGCAGCAACGGTGCCCACCGCACTGATCTTCTGTTTTGATTCGATGCTGCTGTTCACCCTGATCCCGATCTTCATGGCCCTTGCGGGAACGGACGACAAGAACTGGCGCGAGCTTACAGTCCTTGTGATCAAGAAGGTTTTCCTGCATCCCTTTGTCATCGCGACCATCGTTGCAGTCATTGCCGCCGGTTTTCAGATCCAGCCACCAAACTGGATCAACACCATGCTGCAATATCTCTCCAATGCCGCCGCGCCCTGTGCACTGTTTGCCATGGGGGTGAATGTGGGGCTGAGGAAACTCAATCGCGTTCCCGGAGAGCTGGCAATCCTGTTGCCGATCAAGCTGCTGCTTCATCCCTTCCTGCTGTTCGTGCTGCTCGAGACCATTGGCGGCATCCCTCAGGCGTGGGTACAGACGGCGGTGTTGATGGCCTGTCTGCCACCTGCGGCCAACGTCTTCATCGTGGCCCAGCAATATAAAACCTATGTGGAGCGGGCGTCAGCAACCGTGATGGTGGGAACGCTGGCCTCGGTCGTCACCGTGACCTTCTTCCTCTATCTCATCACCCAAGGGCTGTTGCCGGTCTGA